One region of Kytococcus sedentarius DSM 20547 genomic DNA includes:
- a CDS encoding CapA family protein: MHRHTAHQRTGRAAAALVASTLVLTACSGQESAEDPSSGTSAAESPASSSGADESGAAPESATSAESESAGSEPPGSGSSESPESESEGSTSESPESESPSPDATSGPASEDPGGAPAESFTVVTTGDMLTHFVLQERADALEPGPGFAFGGMLAEVAPLIGGADLAICGQETPLSADNTDLTASAGTFEFNAPRELATAMAEAGYDACNTASNHTWDKGLQGVKQTRAVLQDNGIEPVGPVPPGDGGPGHPVLLDAGDAQLGVLTYSYNTLNSLGVKSHPDLPWMDPHLYRGRQASGIIEDARAAREAGADVVMVGMHWGAEYQQQPTPEMREIARDVLASGAVDAIAGAHAHVVQPCETIDGRTVAYGMGNFLSEQGPNRYPATPAATQDGVLLRWTFTPQHDDGEASWSQELEYQPTFVTRPDFVIQPTSASVNPRSFQRTVQAMTALGDGACDATLLQ; encoded by the coding sequence ATGCACAGACACACAGCACACCAGCGCACCGGGCGGGCGGCGGCCGCACTGGTCGCGAGCACGCTGGTCCTGACCGCGTGCTCCGGCCAGGAGTCCGCCGAGGACCCGAGCTCGGGGACGTCCGCCGCCGAGTCCCCGGCCAGCAGCAGCGGGGCCGACGAGTCAGGGGCGGCCCCCGAGAGCGCCACGTCCGCGGAGTCGGAGTCCGCTGGGTCCGAGCCCCCCGGGTCCGGGTCCTCTGAGTCCCCCGAGTCGGAGTCGGAAGGGTCCACCTCCGAGTCCCCGGAATCCGAGTCCCCCTCCCCCGACGCCACCTCGGGCCCTGCCTCCGAGGACCCCGGCGGGGCCCCGGCCGAGTCGTTCACGGTGGTGACGACCGGCGACATGCTCACGCACTTCGTGCTCCAGGAACGCGCCGACGCCCTCGAGCCCGGCCCGGGGTTCGCCTTCGGCGGGATGCTCGCCGAGGTGGCCCCCCTCATCGGGGGCGCGGACCTGGCAATCTGCGGTCAGGAGACGCCGCTGTCCGCCGACAACACCGACCTGACGGCCAGCGCCGGCACCTTCGAGTTCAACGCCCCGCGGGAGCTGGCCACGGCGATGGCCGAGGCCGGCTACGACGCGTGCAACACCGCCTCGAACCACACCTGGGACAAGGGCCTGCAGGGGGTCAAGCAGACCCGTGCGGTGCTGCAGGACAACGGCATCGAGCCCGTCGGGCCCGTCCCCCCGGGCGACGGCGGCCCGGGCCACCCGGTGCTGCTCGACGCCGGGGACGCCCAGCTCGGGGTGCTGACTTACTCCTACAACACCCTCAACAGCCTGGGTGTGAAGAGCCACCCCGACCTGCCGTGGATGGACCCGCACCTGTACCGCGGTCGCCAGGCCAGCGGCATCATCGAGGACGCCCGGGCCGCCCGCGAGGCCGGTGCGGACGTCGTGATGGTGGGCATGCACTGGGGCGCGGAGTACCAGCAGCAGCCGACGCCGGAGATGCGCGAGATCGCCCGTGACGTGCTGGCCAGCGGTGCCGTCGACGCCATCGCCGGGGCCCACGCCCACGTCGTCCAGCCCTGCGAGACCATCGACGGCCGCACGGTCGCCTACGGCATGGGCAACTTCCTCTCCGAGCAGGGCCCCAACCGCTACCCCGCGACGCCGGCCGCCACCCAGGACGGCGTCCTGCTGCGGTGGACCTTCACCCCCCAGCACGACGACGGCGAGGCCTCCTGGTCGCAGGAGCTCGAGTACCAGCCGACCTTCGTGACCCGGCCCGACTTCGTGATCCAGCCGACCAGCGCGTCGGTGAACCCCAGGTCGTTCCAGCGGACCGTGCAGGCCATGACCGCTCTCGGCGACGGCGCCTGCGACGCCACGCTGCTCCAGTGA
- the rimP gene encoding ribosome maturation factor RimP: MTLQERTERVWELSSAAVAPLGLEVPDVVITPAGKRSVVRVLVEPALPVDDAGDTVLEPITLDQVAEATELVSTGIDADDPFGEQPYTLEVSSPGVDRPLTSLEHFRRAVGRRVEFRPLEGEPFTERITRVAEEQIVLEDGRALSLAEAGTGQVQVEFRR, from the coding sequence GTGACACTGCAGGAACGCACCGAACGGGTGTGGGAACTGTCGAGCGCGGCAGTGGCCCCCCTCGGCCTCGAGGTGCCCGACGTCGTGATCACCCCGGCGGGCAAGCGCTCGGTCGTGCGCGTGCTGGTGGAACCGGCCCTGCCGGTCGACGACGCCGGCGACACGGTCCTGGAACCCATCACCCTGGACCAGGTCGCCGAGGCGACCGAGCTGGTGAGCACCGGCATCGACGCCGACGACCCCTTCGGGGAGCAGCCCTACACGCTCGAGGTCAGCTCGCCGGGCGTCGACCGCCCCCTGACCTCCCTCGAGCACTTCCGCCGCGCCGTCGGCCGGCGCGTGGAGTTCCGCCCGCTGGAGGGCGAGCCCTTCACCGAGCGCATCACCCGCGTCGCCGAGGAGCAGATCGTCCTGGAGGACGGGCGCGCGCTGTCCCTGGCCGAGGCCGGCACCGGTCAGGTGCAGGTCGAGTTCCGCCGCTGA
- the nusA gene encoding transcription termination factor NusA, with translation MKIDMAVLREVEREREIPLDVLVPALETALLQAYQHEAGGRRNARVELDRRSGQVVVWAREDAPVLEDGTRGEAGPEFDDTPEDFGRIGAFTVRQVIRQRLRDLEDEAVLGDFKGKEGDIVAGVIQQSNDPHAIHVDLGTVEGLLGTSEQVPLEDYKHGDRIRCYVIHAKRGMKGPLIGLSRTHPNLVRKLFALEVPEVADGTVRIESIAREAGHRSKMAVRATQPGVNAKGSCIGPMGGRVRAVMNELQGEKIDIVDYDDDPRKFVAAALSPAKVTSVTVVDEKTRSARVTVPAHQLSLAIGKEGQNARLAARLTGWRIDIQPDHTADEAGSIGAVSADPSGAVARPGSAPDGSQG, from the coding sequence ATGAAGATCGACATGGCAGTGCTCCGTGAGGTGGAGCGCGAGCGCGAGATCCCGCTGGACGTCCTGGTCCCGGCGCTCGAGACCGCGCTGCTGCAGGCGTACCAGCACGAGGCCGGTGGCCGCCGCAACGCCCGGGTCGAGCTCGACCGGCGCAGCGGACAGGTCGTGGTCTGGGCCCGCGAGGACGCCCCGGTCCTGGAGGACGGGACGCGCGGTGAGGCCGGCCCCGAGTTCGACGACACCCCGGAGGACTTCGGCCGCATCGGTGCCTTCACCGTGCGCCAGGTGATCCGCCAGCGCCTGCGCGACCTCGAGGACGAGGCCGTGCTCGGGGACTTCAAGGGCAAGGAGGGCGACATCGTCGCGGGGGTCATCCAGCAGAGCAACGACCCCCACGCCATCCACGTGGACCTCGGCACGGTCGAGGGACTCCTGGGCACCTCCGAGCAGGTGCCGCTGGAGGACTACAAGCACGGCGACCGGATCCGCTGCTACGTGATCCACGCCAAGCGCGGCATGAAGGGCCCCCTGATCGGCCTGAGCCGCACGCACCCCAACCTGGTGCGCAAGCTCTTCGCCCTCGAGGTGCCAGAGGTTGCCGACGGGACCGTGCGCATCGAGTCGATCGCCCGCGAGGCGGGGCACCGTTCGAAGATGGCCGTGCGCGCCACCCAGCCGGGCGTGAACGCCAAGGGCTCCTGCATCGGTCCGATGGGGGGTCGCGTGCGGGCGGTGATGAACGAGCTCCAGGGCGAGAAGATCGACATCGTCGACTACGACGACGACCCGCGGAAGTTCGTGGCCGCCGCCCTCTCGCCCGCCAAGGTGACCTCGGTCACGGTGGTGGACGAGAAGACGCGCTCCGCGCGGGTGACCGTGCCGGCCCACCAGCTCTCCCTGGCCATCGGCAAGGAGGGCCAGAATGCTCGTCTGGCTGCTCGCCTGACCGGCTGGCGCATCGACATCCAGCCCGACCACACGGCGGACGAGGCCGGTTCCATTGGCGCCGTCTCGGCCGATCCGTCGGGTGCCGTGGCGCGCCCGGGGTCGGCTCCCGACGGCTCGCAGGGTTAG
- a CDS encoding YlxR family protein yields MGGPAGPPAAPEPPGPAVGTRAQRPVRTCIGCRGKAPSDALVRLVALPPTSAQAEVHGVRGDHEDRTPGRSGTRVVLDPVRRLPGRGAHLHPDGACVERAVQRRAIPRALRLPGNVDLSEVIKWADRLTARTDRREELDMEAGHTR; encoded by the coding sequence ATGGGTGGCCCTGCGGGTCCGCCCGCCGCCCCTGAGCCCCCCGGCCCTGCCGTGGGGACTCGAGCACAGCGCCCGGTGCGAACCTGCATCGGGTGCCGCGGCAAGGCCCCGTCGGACGCCCTCGTGCGCCTCGTCGCGCTCCCGCCCACCTCGGCCCAGGCCGAGGTCCACGGAGTGCGTGGCGACCACGAGGACCGGACCCCCGGCCGGTCCGGGACCCGTGTGGTCCTGGACCCGGTGCGCAGGTTGCCCGGGCGTGGAGCCCATCTCCACCCCGACGGCGCCTGCGTGGAGCGCGCCGTGCAGCGGCGCGCGATCCCGAGAGCCCTGCGGCTCCCGGGCAACGTCGATCTCTCCGAGGTCATCAAGTGGGCCGACCGGCTCACGGCTCGGACGGACAGACGAGAGGAACTGGACATGGAAGCGGGACACACGCGATGA
- the infB gene encoding translation initiation factor IF-2, translated as MAKLRVHELAKELGVTSKELLAHLKEQGEFVKSASSTVEAPVVRKVRDNPPAGAQATDAAPAKGAEKKGAPEQAAAKPAAKPGAKPGAPTPGSAAQKAGAPTPGPKPGQKPGPAKADRAPAPSADAAPSPRGNAPTPGAPAAPGRSSGPTSATPAPSEGSAAARQASQDAPARSQKPAPTPGPAPSPKSARPGNNPFAPSQGMPKPGSARGAGKPGAPRPGNNPFAPSQGMPKPGSARGVGKPGGDRRQGAPGAPGERRPAEGATPGPRPGGGPRPNPNMMPGKAAVPRPGERPQRGRGGPGGGPGGGPRPAGGMGPRGGRGGRGGTQGAFGRGGGKRKARKSKRAKRAEFEQMQAPSIGGVQVPRGDGSTVIKVRRGSSLTDFADKINANPASLVTVLFHLGEMATATQSLDEDTFGVLGSELGYDIQVVSPEEEEAELFSAFNIDLEAEEAAESAEDLLPRPPVVTVMGHVDHGKTRLLDAIRNADTGGSEAGGITQHIGAYQVHTEHEGEHRALTFIDTPGHEAFTAMRARGAKVTDIAILVVAADDGVMPQTIEALNHAKAADVPIVVAVNKVDVPGANPGKVRQQLTEYELIAEEYGGDVMFVDVSAKQGQNIDSLLEAVLLTADAALELRANPDKDARGVAIEANLDRGRGAVATVLVTSGTLRVGDAIVSGSAYGRVRAMLDEHGNNVEEALPSRPVQVLGMDSVARAGDTFVVAPDDRTARQIAEKREAADRQASLAKARKRISLEDLNEALAKGKVETLNLILKGDVSGSVEALEDALLQLDVGEEVDLRIIDRGVGAITMNNINLAVASDAIILGFNVRAEGQNADYAEREGVEIRYYSVIYQAIEDIENALKGMLKPEYEEVETGSAEIREVFRSSKFGNIAGSIVRSGVITRGSKARITRDGVVLTEGLELTGLRRFKDDVTEVREGFECGINLGTFNDVQEGDLITTYEMREKPRD; from the coding sequence GTGGCAAAGCTCAGGGTTCACGAGCTCGCAAAGGAGCTCGGAGTCACCAGCAAGGAACTGCTGGCTCACCTGAAGGAACAGGGCGAATTCGTCAAGTCGGCATCGTCGACCGTCGAGGCCCCCGTCGTGCGCAAGGTGCGCGACAACCCCCCTGCCGGTGCGCAGGCGACTGACGCCGCCCCGGCCAAGGGCGCGGAGAAGAAGGGCGCCCCGGAGCAGGCCGCCGCCAAGCCGGCGGCCAAGCCCGGCGCCAAGCCGGGTGCGCCGACGCCGGGGAGCGCGGCCCAGAAGGCCGGGGCACCGACTCCCGGTCCGAAGCCTGGCCAGAAGCCCGGCCCGGCGAAGGCCGACCGGGCGCCTGCACCCTCTGCAGACGCCGCGCCCTCGCCCCGTGGGAACGCCCCGACCCCCGGTGCCCCGGCGGCCCCGGGCCGTTCGTCCGGCCCCACGTCGGCGACGCCGGCCCCCAGTGAGGGCTCCGCCGCCGCGCGGCAGGCCTCCCAGGACGCCCCGGCGCGGTCGCAGAAGCCGGCCCCCACCCCGGGCCCGGCCCCGAGCCCGAAGTCCGCACGTCCGGGCAACAACCCGTTCGCGCCCAGCCAGGGCATGCCCAAGCCGGGCAGTGCCCGGGGCGCGGGCAAGCCGGGCGCGCCGCGTCCGGGCAACAACCCCTTCGCCCCGAGCCAGGGCATGCCCAAGCCGGGCAGTGCCCGGGGCGTCGGCAAGCCCGGTGGCGACCGCCGTCAGGGTGCACCCGGTGCGCCCGGCGAGCGTCGTCCGGCCGAGGGCGCGACGCCGGGACCCCGTCCCGGTGGCGGCCCCCGTCCCAATCCGAACATGATGCCGGGCAAGGCCGCCGTGCCGCGTCCCGGTGAGCGTCCGCAGCGGGGCCGTGGTGGCCCCGGCGGCGGTCCCGGTGGCGGTCCGCGTCCCGCGGGCGGCATGGGCCCCCGCGGCGGTCGTGGCGGTCGCGGTGGCACCCAGGGTGCCTTCGGTCGCGGCGGCGGCAAGCGCAAGGCCCGCAAGTCGAAGCGCGCCAAGCGCGCCGAGTTCGAGCAGATGCAGGCACCCTCCATCGGAGGTGTGCAGGTTCCCCGCGGTGACGGTTCGACCGTCATCAAGGTGCGCCGTGGCTCGTCCCTCACGGACTTCGCGGACAAGATCAACGCGAACCCGGCCTCGCTGGTGACGGTGCTCTTCCACCTCGGTGAGATGGCCACCGCCACGCAGTCCCTCGACGAGGACACCTTCGGTGTGCTCGGTTCGGAGCTGGGCTACGACATCCAGGTCGTCTCCCCCGAGGAGGAGGAGGCCGAGCTGTTCAGCGCCTTCAACATCGACCTGGAGGCCGAGGAGGCCGCCGAGTCCGCGGAGGACCTGCTGCCGCGTCCGCCGGTCGTGACCGTCATGGGTCACGTCGACCACGGTAAGACGCGCCTGCTGGACGCCATCCGCAACGCGGACACCGGTGGCAGCGAGGCCGGTGGCATCACGCAGCACATCGGTGCCTACCAGGTGCACACCGAGCACGAGGGCGAGCACCGTGCACTGACCTTCATCGACACCCCGGGTCACGAGGCGTTCACCGCCATGCGTGCCCGTGGTGCCAAGGTCACCGACATCGCGATCCTCGTGGTCGCGGCCGACGACGGTGTGATGCCGCAGACGATCGAGGCGCTCAACCACGCCAAGGCAGCCGACGTGCCGATCGTGGTCGCGGTCAACAAGGTGGACGTGCCGGGGGCCAACCCGGGCAAGGTCCGCCAGCAGCTGACCGAGTACGAGCTGATCGCCGAGGAGTACGGCGGCGACGTGATGTTCGTGGACGTCTCGGCCAAGCAGGGGCAGAACATCGACTCCCTGCTCGAGGCCGTGCTGCTGACCGCCGACGCGGCCCTGGAGCTGCGGGCTAACCCGGACAAGGACGCCCGCGGTGTGGCCATCGAGGCGAACCTCGACCGTGGCCGTGGTGCCGTGGCGACCGTCCTGGTCACCTCGGGAACCCTGCGCGTCGGGGACGCCATCGTCTCGGGTTCGGCCTACGGCCGTGTCCGCGCGATGCTCGACGAGCACGGGAACAACGTCGAGGAGGCCCTGCCCTCCCGTCCCGTGCAGGTGCTGGGCATGGACTCCGTGGCCCGCGCCGGTGACACCTTCGTGGTGGCGCCGGACGACCGGACCGCCCGCCAGATCGCCGAGAAGCGTGAGGCTGCGGACCGTCAGGCCTCGCTGGCCAAGGCCCGCAAGCGCATCAGCCTCGAGGACCTCAACGAGGCCCTCGCCAAGGGCAAGGTGGAGACCCTCAACCTCATCCTCAAGGGTGACGTGTCGGGTTCTGTCGAGGCCCTGGAGGACGCGCTGCTGCAGCTGGACGTCGGCGAGGAGGTCGACCTGCGGATCATCGACCGCGGTGTCGGCGCCATCACGATGAACAACATCAACCTCGCCGTCGCCTCCGACGCGATCATCCTCGGCTTCAACGTGCGGGCTGAGGGCCAGAACGCGGACTACGCCGAGCGCGAGGGCGTGGAGATCCGGTACTACTCGGTCATCTACCAGGCGATCGAGGACATCGAGAACGCCCTCAAGGGCATGCTCAAGCCGGAGTACGAGGAGGTGGAGACCGGGTCCGCCGAGATCCGCGAGGTCTTCCGCTCCTCCAAGTTCGGCAACATCGCCGGTTCGATCGTGCGCTCGGGCGTCATCACCCGTGGCTCCAAGGCGCGCATCACCCGCGATGGGGTGGTCCTCACCGAGGGCCTCGAGCTCACCGGCCTGCGTCGTTTCAAGGACGACGTCACCGAGGTGCGCGAGGGCTTCGAGTGCGGTATCAACCTCGGCACGTTCAACGACGTGCAGGAGGGTGACCTCATCACCACCTACGAGATGCGTGAGAAGCCGCGCGACTGA